One window of the Eucalyptus grandis isolate ANBG69807.140 chromosome 8, ASM1654582v1, whole genome shotgun sequence genome contains the following:
- the LOC104456988 gene encoding LOW QUALITY PROTEIN: NF-kappa-B-activating protein (The sequence of the model RefSeq protein was modified relative to this genomic sequence to represent the inferred CDS: inserted 1 base in 1 codon; deleted 2 bases in 1 codon) codes for MGGPYSGAVSGRRDRYHGEDGRRRHSPESDRPAEYRRRRSPSYESFDRRDDRRGREPDRRDRRGRSPSLSPSYDDRYDDRRDGSGQRRRRGSPRASDSRRSPRADGALDSLPRQFGKKRPYLDRDYRGNGRFSESDSDEELKGLSTEEYRRLKRQKMRKAMKFCIWNCTPSPPRYEGDEMEEKAEEIDEKYGEDLEKSDSSGKEDGKAKGKGKSKSDSEESSDSGADSESEPSASGSRKKKRSSSSKRRSRELSGTESESESERESESDDPASKKKKKGKSSSSKGKSGKVRDTENELESQSESEDSSSRRRKRRSSSKRRSKRERDSESGSEVESEKESDEEEDRKGKKRSRKRSSRRTRSERSSRRRSSRKSKRRYSESDDSEGEDSKLRILMSNXKKDTGSSRLGKKSHSRSKSGLEDDSDVSNSSERPQSEPDLNGLDSEVKAEIDAEALMFKEMIESQKKPALDNEPVVGPMPLPRAEGHISYGGALRPGEGDAIAQYVQQGKRIPRRGEVGLSAEEIQKFEGLGYVMSGSRHQRMNAIRIRKENQVYSAEDKRALAMFNYEEKAKREHKVMADLQRLVQRHIGQDIGPTHDPFAGKAADGPEA; via the exons ATGGGAGGTCCATACTCCGGCGCCGTCTCCGGCCGCCGGGACCGCTACCACGGCGAGgacggccgccgccgccacagCCCCGAATCGGATCGCCCCGCCGagtaccgccgccgccgcagccccTCATACGAGTCCTTCGACCGCCGCGACGACCGCCGCGGCCGCGAGCCCGATCGCCGCGACCGCCGTGGCCGCAGCCCCAGCCTCAGCCCCTCGTACGACGATCGCTACGACGACCGCCGCGACGGCTCGGGCCAGCGGCGCCGACGGGGTTCGCCCCGCGCCTCGGACTCCAGGAGGAGCCCTAGGGCAGACGGAGCCCTAGATTCGTTGCCCAGGCAATTCGGGAAGAAGCGGCCTTACCTCGATCGCGATTATCGGGGCAACGGTAGGTTCTCGGAGTCGGACTCCGATGAGGAGCTGAAGGGGCTGAGTACGGAGGAGTACAGGAGGCTGAAGAGGCAGAAGATGAGGAAAGCCATGAAGTTCTGTATCTGGAATTGCACCCCGAGCCCACCGCGGTACGAGGGGGATGAAATGGAGGAGAAAGCGGAGGAGATTGATGAGAAGTACGGGGAAGATTTGGAGAAGAGCGACTCGAGCGGGAAAGAGGATGGAAAAGCGAAGGGGAAAGGAAAATCTAAGTCCGATAGCGAGGAGTCGAGCGACAGTGGGGCGGACAGCGAGTCGGAGCCGAGTGCTTCTggttcgaggaagaagaagaggagttcaAGTTCTAAGCGCAGGAGCAGGGAATTGTCTGGAACTGAGAGCGAATCTGAGAGCGAGAGGGAGAGTGAGTCTGATGATCCTgcatcgaagaagaagaagaagggtaaGAGTTCGTCTTCGAAAGGGAAGAGTGGGAAAGTGCGTGATACCGAGAATGAATTGGAGAGCCAAAGTGAATCGGAGGATTCCTCttcgaggaggaggaagaggaggtcGAGTTCTAAAAGGAGGAGCAAGAGAGAGCGTGATAGCGAGAGTGGATCGGAGGTTGAGAGCGAGAAAGAATCAGATGAGGAAGAGGAtcgaaaagggaagaaaagatcCAGGAAACGGTCTAGTAGGCGGACAAGGAGT GAAAGAAGTAGCAGGCGACGAAGCAGTAGGAAAAGCAAGAGGAGATATAGTGAATCTGATGATAGCGAGGGTGAAGATAGCAAGCTGAGGATTCTGATGTCAA CAAAGAAGGACACGGGCTCATCAAGATTGGGCAAGAAAAGTCACAGTCGGAGTAAGAGTGGTCTTGAGGATGATAGCGATGTTTCGAATTCGAGCGAGAGACCACAATCTGAGCCTGATCTGAATGGTTTAGACAGTGAGGTCAAGGCTGAGATCGATGCAGAAGCACTCATGTTCAAGGAGATGATCGAGTCCCAGAAGAAGCCAGCCTTGGATAACGAGCCAGTGGTTGGTCCCATGCCGCTGCCAAGAGCTGAGGGGCACATTAGTTATGGTGGGGCTCTTAGGCCTGGTGAAGGTGATGCTATTGCGCAGTATGTTCAGCAAGGGAAGCGTATCCCGCGGAGAGGTGAAGTCGGTCTTTCTGCAGAGGAGATTCAGAAGTTTGAGGGTCTTGGGTATGTGATGAGTGGTAGCAGGCATCAGAGGATGAATGCCATCCGTATTAGGAAAGAAAACCAGGTTTATAGTGCTGAGGACAAGCGTGCTTTGGCCATGTTCAACTATGAAGAGAAGGCGAAGCGTGAGCATAAGGTCATGGCTGATTTGCAGCGGTTGGTGCAGCGTCATATTGGGCAGGATATTGGCCCTACTCATGATCCTTTTGCTGGAAAAGCTGCTGATGGTCCTGAGGCTTGA